The Musa acuminata AAA Group cultivar baxijiao chromosome BXJ1-3, Cavendish_Baxijiao_AAA, whole genome shotgun sequence genome window below encodes:
- the LOC135625608 gene encoding eIF-2-alpha kinase GCN2-like isoform X4, whose amino-acid sequence MGCEDLHVSALLLVRCLLGYPHKCPKLRIVPEKGLSKEDADKLLLLLLDQAKVNGREGRVMIFNLVETAQEFLSEIASFNESHESVPCIGSSRNDHSLQEEPASQIDMCRYSDGPSVCSSIDLYGDLCGDDAPLGGHVTKATNNSSSKVIVTQAGSMDMDKNKNILLESHALKNVENATTDDGLLRNRKSEVLNMIKHGVEPLAVAKLNVLVEETENDATSSSFKASLKPLEDVLESYDGTLHEGINLLEHGCKNDVSDSECDYLTSSSYVSVTHDDESRRKEKDLLLVHLLRLACSSKGSLANALPEISLELQNIGVLSEWANDLIAAPLSVFTEAFDHAFEQHMASSKFSEFWRTGNGSSSKPSSRYLSDFQEVHSLGHGGFGHVALCKNKLDGRQYALKKIRLKDKNLHVNEKIMREVATLSRLQHQHVVRYYQAWFETEYGNNNVDITCGSRTAESISYSYIGTSSADATGENRKESTYLYIQMEYCPRTLRQVFESYSSFFDKDYAWHLFRQVVEGLAHIHSQGIIHRDLTPSNIFFDVRNDIKIGDFGLAKFLKLEQLDHDQNFPIETTGVSMDGTGQVGTYFYTAPEVEQSWPQINEKVDMYSLGVIFFELWHPFATAMERHIVLSDLKQKGVVPPSWAAKFPSQATLLRRLMSPSPSDRPSAIEVLQHELPPRLEDEWLNDILRTIQTSEDTYVYDRVVSTIFDEERLITKYHYQQSGSANMTRDDPSFVQHAQFDTGFKDIVVAVSKEIFKQHCAKRFEISPLRILDGCYTFNRKTVKLLTQGGNMLELCHELRLPFVNWIAKSQKSFCKRYEISYVYRRAIGRSTPSRFLQGDFDIIGGAPSLTEAEVIKVALDIVARFFPPNAMEIHLNHGQVLESIWTWIGIPVELRHNVAELLSVIGSSCPQSTNRKSSWKFIRRQLLQDLNLSEALVDRLQITDLRFCGSADQALARLRGALSPDKPTSKALEELSALLRYLRIWGIEQSISIDVLMPPTETCYQNLFFQIYLKESISSSSEAFLLAVGGRYDHLIQWTWDSECKSIPPGGVGVSIALEKILLHSSVDIMPSRFESSTHVLVCSRGGGGLLPERMEIVAELWQANIKAEFLPQTDPSLKEQYEYASEHDIKCLIIITEAGLSQGSLVKVRHLELKKEKEVNREDVIKFLIEAISTQFRNLALWT is encoded by the exons GCAAAGGTTAATGGTCGGGAAGGACGTGTAATGATTTTCAATTTGGTGGAGACAGCTCAAGAGTTTTTATCTGAAATTGCCTCATTCAATGAATCACATGAATCT GTTCCTTGTATTGGTTCTAGTCGAAATGACCACTCTCTTCAAGAGGAACCAGCATCCCAGATTGACATGTGCCGTTATTCTGATGGGCCTTCTGTTTGCAGTTCAATCGATCTATATGGTGACTTGTGTGGTGATGATGCACCATTGGGTGGTCATGTCACGAAAGCTACAAATAACAGCTCTAGCAAAGTCATTGTTACACAAGCTGGATCAATGGACATGGACAAAAATAAAAACATCCTTTTGGAATCTCATGCCTTAAAGAACGTTGAGAATGCCACCACAGATGATGGTTTGTTAAGAAATAGGAAATCTGAAGTGTTGAACATGATAAAACATGGGGTTGAACCACTGGCAGTTGCAAAATTAAATGTTCTTGTGGAAGAAACTGAAAATGACGCGACAagttcatctttcaaggcttccttGAAACCATTAGAAGATGTTCTGGAGAGTTATGATGGCACACTGCATGAg GGCATCAACCTTTTAGAGCATGGATGTAAGAATGATGTGTCTGATTCAGAATGTGATTATTTGACTTCGTCAAGCTATGTTTCAGTTACACATGATGATGAATCTCGACGCAAGGAAAAAGATCTTCTTTTG GTACACTTGCTTCGCCTTGCTTGCTCTTCCAAAGGATCTTTAGCTAATGCTTTACCGGAGATATCGTTGGAGCTGCAGAATATAGGG GTGCTTTCTGAATGGGCCAACGATTTAATTGCTGCACCCCTGTCAGTTTTTACTGAAGCATTTGATCATGCCTTTGAACAGCATATG GCATCCTCAAAATTCTCCGAATTCTGGAGAACAGGCAATGGTTCTTCATCTAAACCAAGTTCTCGTTATTTGAGTGACTTCCAAGAGGTCCATTCACTTG GTCATGGAGGTTTTGGCCATGTTGCATTGTGCAAAAATAAACTAGATGGTCGCCAATATGCACTAAAAAAGATTCGCCTTAAAGATAAAAATCTTCATGTCAATGAAAAGATTATGAG AGAGGTAGCAACACTCTCAAGATTGCAGCACCAACATGTAGTTCGTTACTATCAG GCATGGTTTGAGACTGAATATGGTAATAATAATGTAGATATCACTTGTGGTTCAAGAACTGCTGAGAGCATCAGCTATAGCTACATTGGTACTAGTTCAGCAGATGCCACTGGTGAAAACAGAAAGGAATCAACATATCTGTATATACAAATGGAGTATTGTCCTAG gacTTTACGGCAGGTTTTTGAGTCATACAGTTCCTTCTTCGATAAGGACTATGCATGGCATTTGTTTCGCCAAGTTGTGGAAGGCCTAGCACATATACATAGTCAGGGAATAATTCATCGTGACTTGACTCCTAGTAACATATTCTTTGATGTTCGTAATGATATTAAAATTGGAGACTTTGGTCTTG CCAAGTTCTTAAAACTAGAGCAGCTTGATCATGATCAAAATTTTCCCATCGAAACAACTGGAGTGTCAATGGATGGAACTGGTCAAGTGGGTACTTATTTTTACACTGCACCTGAAGTTGAGCAGAGCTGGCCACAAATAAACGAAAAG GTTGACATGTATAGCTTAGGAGTTATATTCTTTGAGCTATGGCATCCTTTTGCAACTGCAATGGAGAGACACATTGTTCTTTCAGATCTTAAGCAAAAGGGTGTGGTTCCACCTTCCTGGGCTGCAAAATTCCCTAGCCAGGCAACACTATTGCGGCGGTTAATGTCTCCAAGCCCATCAGACCGTCCATCTGCTATTGAAGTTCTGCAGCATGAGTTGCCTCCCAGATTGGAAGATGAGTGGCTAAATG ATATACTACGAACCATACAGACATCAGAAGACACATATGTATATGATCGAGTTGTATCCACTATTTTTGATGAGGAAAGACTAATTACAAAATATCATTACCAGCAAAGTGGCAGTGCAAACATGACAAGAGATGACCCTTCTTTTGTGCAGCATGCACAGTTCGATACTGGATTCAAAGATATTGTTGTTGCAGTTAGCAAGGAAATATTTAAACAGCACTGTGCAAAGAGATTTGAAATATCACCCTTGCGAATATTGGATGGCTGTTATACGTTCAACAG GAAGACTGTCAAGCTTTTAACTCAAGGAGGAAACATGCTTGAGCTCTGCCATGAATTACGCTTACCATTTGTGAATTGGATTGCTAAAAGTCAG AAATCGTTTTGCAAAAGGTATGAAATTTCTTATGTTTACAGAAGAGCAATTGGCCGTTCAACTCCTAGTCGATTTCTTCAG GGTGATTTTGACATTATTGGTGGTGCCCCATCACTGACAGAAGCAGAAGTCATTAAG GTGGCATTGGATATTGTAGCCCGCTTTTTTCCTCCAAATGCAATGGAGATTCATTTAAATCATGGCCAAGTTCtagaatccatatggacttggatAGGAATACCGGTTGAATTGCGACATAATGTAGCTGAG TTGCTTTCTGTGATTGGTTCATCTTGTCCTCAGTCCACTAATCGTAAATCAAGTTGGAAATTTATCCGGCGACAGCTCCTACAG GACCTTAATCTTTCTGAAGCACTTGTTGACAGACTACAGATAACAGATTTAAGGTTTTGTGGATCAGCAGATCAAGCCCTTGCCAGACTGCGGGGAGCTCTTTCTCCAG ATAAACCTACAAGCAAGGCTCTTGAGGAGTTGTCGGCTCTTCTTAGATACTTGAGGATATGGGGTATTGAACAAAGTATTTCTATTGATGTTCTTATGCCTCCTACTGAAACATGTTACCAGAATCTTTTCTTTCAG ATATACTTGAAAGAGAGTATCTCTTCGAGTTCTGAAGCATTCTTGCTTGCTGTTGGTGGCCGGTATGATCATTTGATTCAGTGGACATGGGATAGTGAATGT aaATCCATCCCTCCAGGCGGTGTTGGAGTTAGCATTGCATTGGAGAAGATTCTTCTTCATTCTTCAGTAGATATCATGCCTTCCAG ATTTGAATCCAGTACCCATGTTCTTGTCTGTTCAAGAGGCGGGGGTGGTCTGCTACCAGAGCGCATGGAAATTGTTGCAGAGCTATGGCAAGCCAACATAAAG GCTGAGTTTCTTCCCCAGACAGACCCGAGCCTCAAAGAACAGTACGAATATGCAAGTGAGCATGACATTAAATGCCTTATTATAATAACTGAAGCTGGTCTATCACAAGGAAGTCTAGTGAAG
- the LOC135625608 gene encoding eIF-2-alpha kinase GCN2-like isoform X5: MIFNLVETAQEFLSEIASFNESHESVPCIGSSRNDHSLQEEPASQIDMCRYSDGPSVCSSIDLYGDLCGDDAPLGGHVTKATNNSSSKVIVTQAGSMDMDKNKNILLESHALKNVENATTDDGLLRNRKSEVLNMIKHGVEPLAVAKLNVLVEETENDATSSSFKASLKPLEDVLESYDGTLHEGINLLEHGCKNDVSDSECDYLTSSSYVSVTHDDESRRKEKDLLLVHLLRLACSSKGSLANALPEISLELQNIGVLSEWANDLIAAPLSVFTEAFDHAFEQHMASSKFSEFWRTGNGSSSKPSSRYLSDFQEVHSLGHGGFGHVALCKNKLDGRQYALKKIRLKDKNLHVNEKIMREVATLSRLQHQHVVRYYQAWFETEYGNNNVDITCGSRTAESISYSYIGTSSADATGENRKESTYLYIQMEYCPRTLRQVFESYSSFFDKDYAWHLFRQVVEGLAHIHSQGIIHRDLTPSNIFFDVRNDIKIGDFGLAKFLKLEQLDHDQNFPIETTGVSMDGTGQVGTYFYTAPEVEQSWPQINEKVDMYSLGVIFFELWHPFATAMERHIVLSDLKQKGVVPPSWAAKFPSQATLLRRLMSPSPSDRPSAIEVLQHELPPRLEDEWLNDILRTIQTSEDTYVYDRVVSTIFDEERLITKYHYQQSGSANMTRDDPSFVQHAQFDTGFKDIVVAVSKEIFKQHCAKRFEISPLRILDGCYTFNRKTVKLLTQGGNMLELCHELRLPFVNWIAKSQKSFCKRYEISYVYRRAIGRSTPSRFLQGDFDIIGGAPSLTEAEVIKVALDIVARFFPPNAMEIHLNHGQVLESIWTWIGIPVELRHNVAELLSVIGSSCPQSTNRKSSWKFIRRQLLQDLNLSEALVDRLQITDLRFCGSADQALARLRGALSPDKPTSKALEELSALLRYLRIWGIEQSISIDVLMPPTETCYQNLFFQIYLKESISSSSEAFLLAVGGRYDHLIQWTWDSECKSIPPGGVGVSIALEKILLHSSVDIMPSRFESSTHVLVCSRGGGGLLPERMEIVAELWQANIKAEFLPQTDPSLKEQYEYASEHDIKCLIIITEAGLSQGSLVKVRHLELKKEKEVNREDVIKFLIEAISTQFRNLALWT; this comes from the exons ATGATTTTCAATTTGGTGGAGACAGCTCAAGAGTTTTTATCTGAAATTGCCTCATTCAATGAATCACATGAATCT GTTCCTTGTATTGGTTCTAGTCGAAATGACCACTCTCTTCAAGAGGAACCAGCATCCCAGATTGACATGTGCCGTTATTCTGATGGGCCTTCTGTTTGCAGTTCAATCGATCTATATGGTGACTTGTGTGGTGATGATGCACCATTGGGTGGTCATGTCACGAAAGCTACAAATAACAGCTCTAGCAAAGTCATTGTTACACAAGCTGGATCAATGGACATGGACAAAAATAAAAACATCCTTTTGGAATCTCATGCCTTAAAGAACGTTGAGAATGCCACCACAGATGATGGTTTGTTAAGAAATAGGAAATCTGAAGTGTTGAACATGATAAAACATGGGGTTGAACCACTGGCAGTTGCAAAATTAAATGTTCTTGTGGAAGAAACTGAAAATGACGCGACAagttcatctttcaaggcttccttGAAACCATTAGAAGATGTTCTGGAGAGTTATGATGGCACACTGCATGAg GGCATCAACCTTTTAGAGCATGGATGTAAGAATGATGTGTCTGATTCAGAATGTGATTATTTGACTTCGTCAAGCTATGTTTCAGTTACACATGATGATGAATCTCGACGCAAGGAAAAAGATCTTCTTTTG GTACACTTGCTTCGCCTTGCTTGCTCTTCCAAAGGATCTTTAGCTAATGCTTTACCGGAGATATCGTTGGAGCTGCAGAATATAGGG GTGCTTTCTGAATGGGCCAACGATTTAATTGCTGCACCCCTGTCAGTTTTTACTGAAGCATTTGATCATGCCTTTGAACAGCATATG GCATCCTCAAAATTCTCCGAATTCTGGAGAACAGGCAATGGTTCTTCATCTAAACCAAGTTCTCGTTATTTGAGTGACTTCCAAGAGGTCCATTCACTTG GTCATGGAGGTTTTGGCCATGTTGCATTGTGCAAAAATAAACTAGATGGTCGCCAATATGCACTAAAAAAGATTCGCCTTAAAGATAAAAATCTTCATGTCAATGAAAAGATTATGAG AGAGGTAGCAACACTCTCAAGATTGCAGCACCAACATGTAGTTCGTTACTATCAG GCATGGTTTGAGACTGAATATGGTAATAATAATGTAGATATCACTTGTGGTTCAAGAACTGCTGAGAGCATCAGCTATAGCTACATTGGTACTAGTTCAGCAGATGCCACTGGTGAAAACAGAAAGGAATCAACATATCTGTATATACAAATGGAGTATTGTCCTAG gacTTTACGGCAGGTTTTTGAGTCATACAGTTCCTTCTTCGATAAGGACTATGCATGGCATTTGTTTCGCCAAGTTGTGGAAGGCCTAGCACATATACATAGTCAGGGAATAATTCATCGTGACTTGACTCCTAGTAACATATTCTTTGATGTTCGTAATGATATTAAAATTGGAGACTTTGGTCTTG CCAAGTTCTTAAAACTAGAGCAGCTTGATCATGATCAAAATTTTCCCATCGAAACAACTGGAGTGTCAATGGATGGAACTGGTCAAGTGGGTACTTATTTTTACACTGCACCTGAAGTTGAGCAGAGCTGGCCACAAATAAACGAAAAG GTTGACATGTATAGCTTAGGAGTTATATTCTTTGAGCTATGGCATCCTTTTGCAACTGCAATGGAGAGACACATTGTTCTTTCAGATCTTAAGCAAAAGGGTGTGGTTCCACCTTCCTGGGCTGCAAAATTCCCTAGCCAGGCAACACTATTGCGGCGGTTAATGTCTCCAAGCCCATCAGACCGTCCATCTGCTATTGAAGTTCTGCAGCATGAGTTGCCTCCCAGATTGGAAGATGAGTGGCTAAATG ATATACTACGAACCATACAGACATCAGAAGACACATATGTATATGATCGAGTTGTATCCACTATTTTTGATGAGGAAAGACTAATTACAAAATATCATTACCAGCAAAGTGGCAGTGCAAACATGACAAGAGATGACCCTTCTTTTGTGCAGCATGCACAGTTCGATACTGGATTCAAAGATATTGTTGTTGCAGTTAGCAAGGAAATATTTAAACAGCACTGTGCAAAGAGATTTGAAATATCACCCTTGCGAATATTGGATGGCTGTTATACGTTCAACAG GAAGACTGTCAAGCTTTTAACTCAAGGAGGAAACATGCTTGAGCTCTGCCATGAATTACGCTTACCATTTGTGAATTGGATTGCTAAAAGTCAG AAATCGTTTTGCAAAAGGTATGAAATTTCTTATGTTTACAGAAGAGCAATTGGCCGTTCAACTCCTAGTCGATTTCTTCAG GGTGATTTTGACATTATTGGTGGTGCCCCATCACTGACAGAAGCAGAAGTCATTAAG GTGGCATTGGATATTGTAGCCCGCTTTTTTCCTCCAAATGCAATGGAGATTCATTTAAATCATGGCCAAGTTCtagaatccatatggacttggatAGGAATACCGGTTGAATTGCGACATAATGTAGCTGAG TTGCTTTCTGTGATTGGTTCATCTTGTCCTCAGTCCACTAATCGTAAATCAAGTTGGAAATTTATCCGGCGACAGCTCCTACAG GACCTTAATCTTTCTGAAGCACTTGTTGACAGACTACAGATAACAGATTTAAGGTTTTGTGGATCAGCAGATCAAGCCCTTGCCAGACTGCGGGGAGCTCTTTCTCCAG ATAAACCTACAAGCAAGGCTCTTGAGGAGTTGTCGGCTCTTCTTAGATACTTGAGGATATGGGGTATTGAACAAAGTATTTCTATTGATGTTCTTATGCCTCCTACTGAAACATGTTACCAGAATCTTTTCTTTCAG ATATACTTGAAAGAGAGTATCTCTTCGAGTTCTGAAGCATTCTTGCTTGCTGTTGGTGGCCGGTATGATCATTTGATTCAGTGGACATGGGATAGTGAATGT aaATCCATCCCTCCAGGCGGTGTTGGAGTTAGCATTGCATTGGAGAAGATTCTTCTTCATTCTTCAGTAGATATCATGCCTTCCAG ATTTGAATCCAGTACCCATGTTCTTGTCTGTTCAAGAGGCGGGGGTGGTCTGCTACCAGAGCGCATGGAAATTGTTGCAGAGCTATGGCAAGCCAACATAAAG GCTGAGTTTCTTCCCCAGACAGACCCGAGCCTCAAAGAACAGTACGAATATGCAAGTGAGCATGACATTAAATGCCTTATTATAATAACTGAAGCTGGTCTATCACAAGGAAGTCTAGTGAAG